Proteins from one Oscillatoria nigro-viridis PCC 7112 genomic window:
- a CDS encoding GNAT family N-acetyltransferase: protein MNILTTRCYKGETDWCAIANLIDACEAVDRLGEEVSATELKLILDAPKLDKARDVQLWEDGNYKLIGLSLLDMPDSQNEIDACLWFYVHPNLRSEGLEKDIIKWGEKRLREVAKERNLPAKLRTYTREDKTDEMRLLEKQGFEVDRYFLTMARSLAEPIPTPEFPADFALTHVSGEQDIQPWVEMFNQSFIDHWNHHDLTAETVRYWMQDPNYQPELDLIAVSGDSLRDSFASRKFAAFCDCQIKPQKNARSDTKDGWIEFLGTRRDFRKKGLGKAMLLAGLHKLKAAGANTAKLSVDADSLTGATKLYKSVGFRPVETWIEWAKTV, encoded by the coding sequence ATGAATATCCTGACAACACGCTGTTACAAAGGCGAAACTGACTGGTGCGCGATCGCCAATTTAATCGATGCTTGCGAAGCAGTAGATAGACTCGGCGAAGAAGTCTCAGCAACTGAACTCAAGCTAATACTTGATGCGCCCAAACTCGACAAAGCCCGCGACGTGCAGTTGTGGGAAGATGGTAATTACAAACTCATCGGTTTGTCACTTTTAGATATGCCCGATTCCCAGAATGAAATTGACGCTTGTCTCTGGTTTTACGTGCATCCAAATCTACGTAGCGAAGGTTTAGAAAAAGACATAATTAAGTGGGGAGAAAAGCGGCTGCGCGAAGTGGCGAAAGAACGGAATTTGCCCGCGAAATTGCGTACCTACACCCGCGAGGACAAAACCGATGAGATGCGGCTGTTAGAAAAACAGGGCTTTGAGGTCGATCGCTATTTTCTCACAATGGCCCGATCCCTCGCCGAACCCATACCAACACCCGAATTTCCCGCAGATTTTGCGCTAACACACGTATCCGGAGAACAAGACATCCAACCCTGGGTAGAAATGTTCAACCAATCATTTATCGATCACTGGAATCACCACGATTTAACTGCGGAAACCGTGCGCTACTGGATGCAAGATCCGAATTATCAGCCGGAATTAGATTTGATTGCTGTTTCGGGCGATTCCCTGCGGGATAGCTTCGCTTCACGCAAATTTGCAGCTTTCTGCGACTGTCAAATCAAACCCCAAAAAAACGCCCGCAGCGACACAAAAGACGGTTGGATTGAATTTTTGGGTACGCGGCGCGACTTTCGGAAAAAGGGTTTAGGAAAAGCGATGCTATTAGCTGGTTTGCATAAGTTGAAAGCAGCGGGTGCAAACACAGCTAAACTCAGCGTCGATGCTGACAGTTTGACGGGGGCGACAAAGCTTTACAAATCAGTCGGTTTCCGCCCGGTGGAAACTTGGATCGAGTGGGCTAAGACAGTGTAA
- a CDS encoding ABC transporter ATP-binding protein, which yields MLQIEKLNKSYGERSVLQDLTLHIQSGEIYGLLGPNGAGKTTTINILCNLLNADSGQVSINGEPVSEATKLLIGVAPQENLLYKSLSCEENLNFFAQIYGLERKQRRYQVRHCLKAVNLTDRATSPVETLSGGMQRRLNIAVALVHQPKLVILDEPTTGLDIEARYEIWELIQRLQSEGITILLTTHLLDEAERLCQRIGILKNGSIVAEGSLEELQKLIPAQEIIVVKTDEEAEVIARAKQYSFIPRRYGSDLAFWLPERLELKEIILLFDGISIDSIARYPVRLEHIYVEVTKQTVS from the coding sequence GTGCTGCAAATAGAAAAGCTAAATAAGTCTTACGGCGAGCGTTCAGTGCTTCAAGATTTAACACTCCACATTCAATCTGGAGAAATTTACGGTTTGCTCGGGCCAAACGGGGCTGGCAAAACTACAACTATCAATATTCTATGCAATTTGCTAAATGCCGACAGCGGCCAAGTTTCCATCAATGGCGAACCTGTTTCCGAAGCTACAAAATTATTAATAGGTGTAGCGCCCCAAGAAAATTTGCTTTACAAAAGCCTTAGCTGCGAAGAAAATCTTAACTTTTTTGCTCAAATTTACGGCTTAGAGCGCAAACAGCGGCGCTATCAAGTAAGACACTGTTTGAAAGCAGTTAATTTGACAGATAGAGCTACAAGCCCGGTGGAAACTTTGAGCGGAGGAATGCAGCGCCGTTTGAATATTGCGGTGGCTTTGGTACACCAGCCTAAATTAGTAATTTTAGATGAACCGACAACGGGTTTAGATATTGAGGCTCGCTATGAAATTTGGGAGTTAATTCAGCGATTGCAATCGGAAGGAATTACAATTTTGCTGACAACTCACTTGTTGGATGAAGCTGAGCGGCTGTGTCAGAGAATTGGGATTTTGAAAAATGGCAGTATTGTGGCTGAGGGCAGTTTGGAGGAGTTGCAAAAACTGATTCCGGCTCAAGAAATTATCGTGGTAAAAACCGACGAAGAAGCTGAAGTCATCGCCCGCGCTAAACAATACAGTTTCATCCCCCGCCGCTACGGTAGCGATTTGGCTTTTTGGCTGCCGGAACGTTTAGAATTAAAAGAGATTATTTTGCTGTTCGACGGGATTTCTATTGATTCAATTGCTCGGTATCCGGTGCGGTTAGAACATATTTATGTCGAAGTGACTAAACAAACTGTATCCTAA
- a CDS encoding YdcF family protein gives MPELLARILFLFLLFSLIKSWWDQSGGKDNPLLDRLRVLLLISLLFLAFFAPDTPVGAAIFSLIAFFFKPLGFSITLLVIASALITNGGIRNPAPRMILAALLVLILSSMPVVAYWFAEQAERDAAAAVRTVCCDETAAAIVLLGKGTTQPHIPNRVAIQLTDTGNRLPYAAVLYRKQLAPMVIVTAGPRHELEGYVGEAKDIETLLANNMGVPRSSIVLDDNGSNIRTSAQEVRKILDSRGAARKVILVTSAIQMRRASLAFANMGIQVIPRATDFYTFQPTSGGSSRLRLDAGDFLPSAEALVTTTRVFDEYFGSFYYYLRGWQAPRA, from the coding sequence ATGCCAGAACTGTTAGCTCGCATTCTATTTCTATTCCTCCTGTTCTCACTGATCAAATCGTGGTGGGATCAATCAGGAGGCAAAGACAATCCGTTATTAGACCGACTGCGCGTTTTGCTGCTGATCAGCCTTTTGTTCCTGGCTTTTTTTGCGCCAGACACGCCAGTAGGAGCCGCGATTTTCAGCCTAATAGCCTTCTTCTTTAAGCCCTTGGGTTTTTCCATCACTCTGCTGGTGATTGCATCGGCGCTGATCACGAACGGGGGCATCCGCAACCCGGCGCCGAGAATGATCCTGGCAGCGCTGCTAGTTTTGATCCTTTCGAGTATGCCAGTTGTCGCTTACTGGTTCGCCGAGCAAGCAGAACGGGACGCCGCCGCAGCCGTCCGGACAGTTTGCTGCGATGAAACCGCAGCGGCGATAGTTCTTCTGGGCAAGGGAACCACTCAGCCTCACATCCCCAACCGAGTAGCGATTCAACTGACAGATACAGGCAATCGCCTGCCCTATGCTGCCGTTTTGTACAGAAAACAACTCGCACCTATGGTCATCGTTACCGCTGGCCCGAGACACGAGTTGGAGGGTTATGTTGGTGAAGCCAAGGATATCGAGACTTTGCTGGCAAACAACATGGGCGTGCCGCGCAGCAGTATCGTGCTCGACGATAACGGCAGCAACATACGCACCAGCGCTCAAGAAGTGAGAAAAATACTCGACAGCCGGGGCGCCGCGCGCAAAGTAATCCTGGTAACATCTGCGATTCAGATGCGCCGTGCCAGCCTAGCTTTTGCGAATATGGGAATCCAGGTGATTCCTAGGGCTACCGACTTCTACACTTTTCAACCCACCTCAGGAGGGAGCTCCAGACTGCGTTTAGACGCGGGAGATTTTTTGCCTAGTGCAGAAGCTTTGGTAACTACGACGCGAGTATTCGATGAATATTTCGGGTCTTTCTATTACTATTTGCGCGGCTGGCAGGCTCCCAGGGCCTAA
- the pap gene encoding polyphosphate:AMP phosphotransferase, with protein MLDNLDLDISLDKETYDAKIEILMQQLRSLQLACWEKKLPAIIVLEGWAAAGKGALVKQMVGYMDPRGFAVHPIWPPSAAEMGYPFLWRFWQKLPARGQIGFFYHSWYTHVLEDRLFDRVSEAEVPTVIRQINAFERQMVDDGAAIAKFWIHLSKKELKHRLKKLEDDTLQAWRVRPEDWKQAKKYEEYTSFAEEMVAQTGTGPAPWTLVEGDCQRWARVKVLTQMAATITEALDRRTMQSAPIQLPHQEHLQPTEPDLLAQVDLTQSLSPDEYKQQLREEQTRFGKLQQSIYEEEIPVLVLFEGWDAAGKGGAIKRLTDILDPRSYTVNAFGVPTDEETAHHYLWRFWQRLPTAGKISICDRSWYGRVLVERVEGFATEPEWRRAYQEINEFEEQLTSFGCVLVKFWLHISPDEQLKRFTERQNNSFKQYKLTPEDWRNREKWNYYEVAVNQMIQRTSTPAAPWTLIAANNKYYARVKVIQTVTQAIRNQLKRR; from the coding sequence ATGCTCGACAACCTCGATTTAGATATTTCGCTGGATAAAGAAACCTATGATGCCAAGATAGAAATTTTAATGCAACAGTTGCGATCGCTCCAACTGGCCTGCTGGGAAAAAAAATTGCCCGCAATTATCGTCCTCGAAGGTTGGGCAGCCGCGGGCAAAGGCGCTTTAGTCAAACAAATGGTAGGGTATATGGACCCGCGGGGGTTTGCCGTCCACCCGATTTGGCCGCCGTCAGCAGCAGAAATGGGCTATCCTTTTCTGTGGCGGTTTTGGCAGAAACTTCCGGCCCGCGGACAAATTGGCTTTTTCTACCACAGTTGGTACACTCATGTTTTAGAAGACCGGTTGTTCGATCGAGTCTCCGAGGCAGAAGTACCGACAGTCATCAGGCAAATCAATGCCTTCGAGCGGCAGATGGTTGATGACGGCGCCGCAATTGCCAAATTTTGGATTCACTTGAGCAAAAAAGAACTCAAGCACCGGCTCAAAAAACTAGAAGACGACACCTTACAAGCTTGGCGAGTGCGACCCGAAGATTGGAAACAAGCCAAAAAATACGAAGAATACACAAGTTTTGCCGAAGAAATGGTAGCCCAAACCGGCACGGGTCCCGCACCTTGGACGCTAGTAGAAGGCGATTGTCAGCGGTGGGCGAGAGTCAAAGTTTTAACGCAAATGGCAGCGACAATTACAGAAGCCTTAGACAGACGAACGATGCAATCAGCACCGATACAATTGCCGCATCAAGAACACTTACAACCTACTGAACCCGACTTGCTGGCCCAAGTAGATTTAACTCAATCGCTGTCGCCCGACGAATACAAACAGCAACTTCGCGAGGAACAAACCCGTTTTGGGAAACTGCAACAAAGCATCTACGAAGAGGAAATCCCCGTGTTAGTGCTGTTTGAAGGTTGGGACGCCGCCGGCAAAGGAGGAGCCATCAAACGCTTGACGGACATCCTAGACCCCCGCAGTTACACGGTTAATGCCTTTGGGGTGCCGACAGACGAAGAAACAGCGCATCACTACCTCTGGCGGTTTTGGCAGCGGCTGCCGACTGCTGGTAAAATCAGCATTTGCGATCGTAGTTGGTATGGTAGAGTGCTCGTCGAGCGAGTCGAAGGATTTGCCACCGAACCCGAATGGCGCCGAGCTTATCAGGAAATCAACGAATTTGAGGAGCAACTCACCAGTTTCGGTTGTGTCTTAGTTAAATTCTGGCTGCACATCAGTCCTGACGAGCAACTAAAGCGGTTTACAGAGCGGCAAAACAATTCATTTAAACAATACAAACTCACTCCTGAAGATTGGCGGAATCGGGAAAAGTGGAATTATTATGAAGTGGCGGTGAATCAAATGATTCAGCGCACCAGCACGCCGGCTGCTCCCTGGACGCTAATTGCGGCCAATAACAAGTATTATGCTCGTGTTAAAGTAATTCAAACGGTAACGCAGGCAATTCGGAATCAACTGAAGCGCCGATAA
- a CDS encoding ABC transporter permease, producing the protein MKYWYETLAVAQRILIELGRRRRSLVLWSIFPVSILIINGLILKERANLSTAKAFEVAAPASLVGAALFFSCLGGSVATVVAEREQHTLKRLFISPLSGTSYFLGIFLAHSCIGIGQVILVYTIASCLGAQFQGSILLGCAIILLSIVSYVGVGFILGTQFARRTEDVNSLVAAFGVPLLILGGAFLPTSLFPKSLLEIAQYNPIYHMNEALMGVWADGKDLADISEHFWYLFIFSIAMIAGGWLSYRRMLRVERRL; encoded by the coding sequence ATGAAATACTGGTACGAAACGCTCGCAGTAGCACAGCGGATTTTAATTGAATTGGGGAGGCGGCGACGCAGCTTAGTCTTGTGGAGTATTTTTCCAGTTTCTATCTTGATAATTAACGGTTTAATTTTAAAAGAACGCGCTAATCTCAGCACAGCAAAAGCCTTTGAAGTTGCTGCACCTGCAAGCTTAGTAGGAGCGGCTTTATTTTTTAGCTGTCTCGGTGGTAGCGTAGCAACAGTAGTAGCAGAGCGAGAACAGCATACCCTCAAACGCTTGTTTATTTCCCCGCTGAGCGGCACTTCCTACTTTTTAGGAATTTTCCTGGCTCACAGTTGCATCGGCATCGGTCAGGTAATTTTAGTATACACGATCGCCTCTTGTTTAGGAGCGCAATTCCAAGGCTCTATTCTGTTAGGATGTGCGATTATTCTGCTCAGTATTGTATCTTATGTAGGTGTAGGCTTTATTCTCGGCACCCAGTTTGCAAGGCGCACTGAAGATGTCAACTCGCTAGTAGCCGCTTTCGGCGTTCCTTTGTTAATTTTAGGAGGCGCATTTTTGCCAACTTCGCTCTTTCCCAAAAGTCTGCTGGAAATCGCCCAGTACAATCCAATCTATCACATGAACGAAGCGCTGATGGGCGTGTGGGCTGACGGCAAAGATTTGGCTGATATTTCCGAACACTTCTGGTATTTATTCATATTTTCTATTGCCATGATTGCAGGTGGATGGCTTTCTTACCGCAGGATGCTGAGAGTAGAAAGAAGACTTTAA
- the glsA gene encoding glutaminase A, whose product MKISTSKLSSLQPEQLAAWAKEAMNRSKSGQIPAYIPLLARADRQGFAVQIRAIDGQIMSWGSIAQTFPLMSAVKPFVLLYLLCELGEKRVFDCVGCEPSELPFNSLTQLEIDRGKPRNPMINSGAIALASLIPGQNAVARCQNLLDWLNQQANSLLFVDELMLDSVKTNPNQNNWNLALKMVESGYVQNSEIALETYNRVCCLSGNVEDLAKLGMVLVNNGDRPMGENCRTVKALMATCGLYEASGRFALRVGLPAKSGVSGAMLSVIPGQGAIGFYSPPLDKEGNSVGGLFLLEQIAKTLRLSVFD is encoded by the coding sequence GTGAAAATATCCACCAGCAAACTATCTTCCTTGCAACCGGAACAACTGGCAGCTTGGGCAAAAGAGGCCATGAATCGCAGTAAATCCGGTCAAATCCCCGCGTACATACCTCTCCTAGCGCGAGCCGACCGACAAGGGTTTGCCGTGCAAATTCGGGCAATTGACGGGCAAATTATGAGCTGGGGTAGCATTGCTCAAACATTCCCGCTGATGAGTGCAGTCAAGCCCTTTGTGCTGCTTTATTTGCTGTGCGAATTGGGCGAAAAAAGGGTGTTTGACTGCGTTGGCTGCGAGCCTTCGGAACTGCCTTTCAATTCCCTAACTCAACTCGAAATAGACCGAGGGAAGCCGAGAAACCCGATGATTAATAGCGGGGCGATCGCCCTAGCGTCTTTGATTCCCGGTCAAAATGCTGTGGCGCGCTGTCAAAACTTGCTCGATTGGTTAAATCAACAGGCAAACAGTCTGTTATTTGTTGACGAGTTAATGCTCGATTCGGTGAAGACAAATCCAAATCAAAATAATTGGAATCTTGCCTTGAAAATGGTAGAATCGGGTTATGTTCAAAACTCGGAAATTGCTTTAGAAACGTACAATCGCGTTTGCTGTTTGTCGGGAAATGTGGAGGATTTAGCTAAGTTGGGAATGGTTTTGGTAAATAATGGCGATCGACCAATGGGAGAAAACTGCCGTACTGTCAAAGCACTGATGGCAACTTGCGGTTTGTATGAAGCATCGGGCCGCTTTGCGCTGCGGGTGGGACTGCCGGCTAAGTCGGGAGTTAGCGGGGCAATGCTTTCGGTAATTCCGGGCCAAGGTGCGATCGGCTTTTACAGTCCGCCCCTGGATAAAGAGGGAAATTCTGTCGGCGGCTTATTTCTGTTAGAACAAATAGCTAAAACTCTGCGGCTGAGCGTATTTGATTAG